Sequence from the Equus asinus isolate D_3611 breed Donkey chromosome 5, EquAss-T2T_v2, whole genome shotgun sequence genome:
GCAGCTGTCACAAACCCAATGGTACTTATTGCTCGGTTGGCCtataaggaaaggagaaataaaaaacacatctTATTCTAAAGGTATCTCAGTGTCCTAACCTTTAAGCTTTAGCTTGTTTCTTAAACCAAAGATTCATTTTAACGTACAATGGATATATTTAAAGCtcaatgcaaaattaaaattctgtatgaagaaataaatttataatttttataattatgacAAAGATGTAAATACACGTAGGGAAAATTTCTCATATTTATATAGCTTCTGACAGTTTATAAACTCATCATGCCACAATTCCTAATAATCATCATAGTACACCTGGGAGGTAGCATTTTCTGTTTTGCAAAACCTGAGACGTTAAAagtgatttgcctgaggtcaTACCATCAGGATGTATAGACATAGCTTGAGTCTTGAACTGTGTCTTCTCCCCCTATGCAACCTCTACCCGCTAAACACACACTGGTTTGGATGGGTCTATACCAGGAAATGATTCAGGGATGCAATCTGAGCTAAATACCTGTAAGCTCTCATTTGGGAGATACAATTTCTATTCTGATAAACAAACTTCAAGAGACGTCAATACTGATGTTAACTATCAtgtcaaaaattaatttctcACGTAGACAAACTAAAATACACCACTCTCAAGCTCAATTGTCCATAAAGGAGTTCAGACATTTATAGCTGTAAGGGTATTAATCATCATCATGATGAGGGATCTATGAATATTCATGGTTTTCATGGCACTCAACTAATACTGCCTCCCATCTGCATGGGTTTCAGTGCAATTTTATGACCCAGAGGTCACATTCAGATGCTTCAGAGTCATCAGGTATTCTGCAAACAACAGTTGTTCGCTGGGATTTAAGAATCGGGCTTTCAAATAGAGCAACACGTTTTTCCCAAATGACTCTGGGGACCAGCCCAAATGCTGAGAATGCCCCCTGTCTAACCCACAGGCCTCCACCACTGAGCCTGCCACTCCCAAATTACTGCCACTCAATGCTACCTCCCTAACTGCAGCTTCCCTGTTGGGAACAAGCAGCAAAGGCTGTGGCCAGGAAGGCAGCACAATGACAGGAGTATTCCCTCCGTTACACCATCCTGTGGTCTACAGGGACAAGGCCTGTAATTGCAACTCCCTATTCTGCCACCATCCCCAGCTGCTGGGGAGAAGAGCACTGGCAAGCAACTGACAATCCTATTTTAGTTTGCAATTctaattttcttgatttgtttggttggctttttattttatttataatttttcattagtAGCTCCCTAAGTTATTTTTCCGGGAGAGAGTCAGAATTCACTGCAGCATAGAGCTACCCACACAGAACAGGGGGAGCAAAGAGGGGCAGAATCAGTAATCAGACAGGGATCAAAGATTATCGATCAAGCCCAGCCCCCATAGAATTCCAGGCAGATGCTGAGATCCCAAGAAGGTATGATACAGGGAAGTGTGGCAGGCAATGAGAAATAGGAAAGCACAATTggtgtctttaaacagaggtGTCAAATGGCAGCAGGGTACAGCCCTGGGAAAGCAGCAGGATCTGTGGGTAGGGTGGCTCGAGCCAGATGCAGACCCAACTTCCTCAGTATCTTTCAGCCACTAGAAACATAAGATTTGAGAGATCCCATAAACCTGAGATCTGGGGAGGAGACAGGCAACTTGACCCTAAACCAAAATCCCCTGAGATCACACAGGCCAGCTGCAGTTATAATAAAGCCACATCCAGCATGCAGTCTCCCCAATCCCAAACACTTATTTATTTCAAGCTGCATTCTAAATGGCAAAATCCCACATAATTTGGACAATCCCTTGGAGTTATGTGTAATGGGATCTGATCCGCAAGGTTGTAACATCCCAGGATGTTCTTGGTGAACAAGCATGAACAAGAGCTTATGCTTCACGGCTTACTTAGGATTATAGGATCACCAAATCCGACTGCACACTTCATGCTTTACAGGGCTCTCTGCCTGTGGGCCATAATAAAGGCCTCATTCTGAGGATCTATACATGCCCAACGAAACTATTAGCTGAACCCGGAGCAGCTATGTCCAGATATCAGAGTAGCTGGGCCACAGATGACTGAAGGGTTTATCAAAATGCCTCTTCCCCCGAGATGCTAAGGCTGCAGTACCATGCACTGAAGCACAGCCAGCGGGTGCTGTGTGTCAGCTTGTCCAGGCCTATTCAAGGGTGCTGCCATCTTCCACTAAGACAGACACATTTTAATAACTTGTTTAGACTATCACAGTGACAAATgttgatttttgaaattttcaaaaaatacagaaaagagaagccccagactgggagaaaacatttgcaagagacaaatttgataaaggactattaCCTGAAagatgcaaagaactcttaaaactcaacaataagaaaatgagcaagcaacccaattaaaaaagggGCAAAAGCTCTCAAGAGACACATCACCAAATATGCTATGCAGGTGgtaaataagcatgtgaaaagatgctcaatatcatatgTATTTTGGGAACTGCAAATTCAAATGAGTTACCACTTAGAAAGTACCTCTTAGAAAGGCTAAATTCCCAAATGCCGATGATATCAAATCctgaagaggatgtggagcaacaggaactctcactcattgttggtgagaatgcaaaatggtgcagccactccaGAAGACAACTTGggggtttcttacaaaactaaacatactcttacatacaatccagcaatcatgcaccttggtatttatccaaaagaattgaaaacttacaaccacacaaaaatctgcacacaaatgtttctagtagctttattcacaactgccaaaatttggaagcaaccaagatgtccttcagtaagtgaatgtaCATCTGGACAATGGAGTATTGTTCAGTgataagaagaaatgagctacaAACCAGgacaaaatatggaaaaattttaaatgcataaggCTTAGACTAATTTTGACTacacaacattctggaaaaggtaaaactatggagacagtaaagtAAGTGGTTGCTGGAGGTCTAGCAGGAAGGAGAGACGAACAGGCAGAGCATAAAGGATTTTTAGGCCaggaactattctgtatgatactgtaatgataaACAcctgtcattatgcatttgtcaaaacctatagaatgtacaacacagagACTGAGCCCTAAGGTTAACTATTTTAGGGGAGTAAAAACTTTTCCTTTACGCATCTTAGGTTCTCAACTAAGCCTCTGTAATAAAAGAtggattaacaagagaaaaacagaagtttattaaaatgtacatctcatatatacatgggagaaactcagggaaGAGCAACTCAAAGACGTGGCTTAGAATTCAGGCTTATATAGTATCTtcaacaaagaacaataaatttgtaGAGAAATGATAGGACAATGGAAAGTGGTTTTAGGCTCATGGGCAGAAATTGTGGGAAGGTAAACAAACAGGAAACTAAGAGTAGACAGAGGCTAGTTAGTAAAATTAGATCCCTCTGGTGCCCTCTCCAGGCTGATAAGTGTCTTACCTTCACCCCAGGTTGTCCCCAATGATTAACTTTTGCCCTTCCTGctagagaggggaggagggacacCTCTGAAACTCtatgtcctgcttttaggcaaatagggGAAGGGCAGGGAGCTTTTCTTGTACCTGCGTCTCCTCAATtgtctttagctcaaaataatccttatgccacaGTGACATATTTTGGGGGTGGCACATTCTGGTTTCCTTCACTATCGACTTTGATAATGATGCGTCAGTGTTGGTTCACCTTTTGTAACAATTATAACACACTAGTGTGGGATGTTGatgcctgtgtatgtgtgtgtggttgggggtggggcgAGGTGTTACGTGGGAACTCTATACTTTCAGCTCAATTTTGCTGCAAACTTAAAACAGCTCgaaaaagacacattttttttaagaaagattttttaaaaaggcatgaGGACGAAAAAGAAAGATAGGGCCACAATCCTTCCACTTTTCTCTTTTATgcatttacagatttttttaattggggGAAGTATATAGCCCTTCCCAAGAACAATGTTCTAAGCTCAGGAGCCCTAAGCCTTAAGGGGACACAAAAAATTAATCTAATActagctattattaatattaatactattaattatcaataataataaaagtaacccAAGTGTTGTAGTTTCTGTTAGATCAACAGAGATTTTACTGAAGATCTATAAAAACCCTAaaatactgcaattaaaaatggtATCCATCTAAGGCACGCTGTTAAGGGGGATGGATAATATATAACACAATATGCTAGGATACTTCAAATATCTCCtataatcttcaaaacaacctcagtttatagattaggaaactgatAAACAACGTGCCCAAGGTCAGTCATCTAATAAGTGGTGAGGATGGGGTTCTAACTCGGGTCAGCAGAATTTCAAAGCTTAGGTGAGTTCCTAAGGCTGGGCACCATCTTCTTCAGAACCTTCTAGAGAACAGTTCTACTAGTTGTTGAAGAATAATTAACTTTTCGTGGGTCTCGATTCTGGGTCAGAAAGGTGAAAAGATGATGGATTGCAAGTAAGAGTCAAAGCAAGAAGATGGTTCTAACTCCTTTGTATGgagccacattttttaaaaaattgctgatTGAGTGCAGTGGACAACTTTAACATTAAcaagggagagggaaagaatCTATTTCCTAGTTATACCACTAGTTTTCAACGCAAAAGTGAGCGGGAATTTGTACCTATCTCCTCTGTGTTCTGGCTCAGAAGCAATTTATTGTTACATGTGAACAGAGCATTCATTACTTTAATATAtctcctaaaaaaataaatttccagttGAATTATTTcctaatgaaaacaaaattatgttCCATCTCCCACTTTCCCAAGCTTTTGTGAGAAGAACTGTAACCTCATTCCTTAGAATAGACGATTATATAACTGATCCACTATTTCAGGATACTGGAAGGCTTTATAGATTTATTCTGTTAGATCACTTTAATAAATCTTTAGATTAAAACATCAATGATGGAATTGCATTGGTGGGACGACAGAAAAACAGCACTTGAATCAAGCGTGCTTTTAGTTAGGAATCTGCCATACTACAAAATAGTGGTGGTAAATGACAAAAGTGCAAGCGACTTTAAAAACAGTCAATTAATCCACTAAAAATCATCCAAAATTTCAACAAATCAAAGGATCTACTTAAAAGCTCAAAATTTCTTGACACTGTCATTGCAAGGAGACAGAAACTGTTTACAAACGCACCAAGCTATGTCATCAGCTGGCCTCTTTCAGCCAACGGAAAAGAATTTCAGAATTACCATCTACGTTTTTGGCAAACGAACTTCCACTCAAAAAAAGTCAACATTCTTTTCAGTATATGAGGTTACCGATTTGAGATTGCTATACGGTTGGGGTAGTGGGAAAAAATGGAAGGACAGAGGGCAATAAGACTGACAGAAAGCTATGGTCTTGAGTCTGCTTCAGTCCCTTATAGCCCCAAATTGATGATATCCATGTTCTAGTCTCAGTTTGATCATTAATtggctgcatgaccttggacaactCAATTCCCTCTTTGTCCTTCAGTGTTCTCATGTcttctcattgttttcatttttttgaggccTGGGAACCTTATGATAGTCAGTAGTTATCATTTGCCCAACGTAAGAAGCATATATCTCTTAAAGAAGACTCACCTGCTCTGAAACTCCTTCTCCATAGCGAAGCAAAGTCACAAAATGCTCACAGTTGTTGACAAATATGTCATACTCCACCTCCTGGCCAATAACAAACTCTGACCGTTGTATGACTTCTTCCACAGGGAGAGGGGAGTATGTTTCATCGTATTTATTGTTTATTCTATACGTGTCATTTCCCGCAACATCCTTCAAGAGCTGCATCTTCACCAGGGCCTTTCTGCTGAATACAGACTTGGCGCTTGTAAATGCTGCAGGAATGCCATCTTCTATAAGGAGAATTCTGGTTAGCAAGATAGATTGACCTGGCCCAGTGAACTCCAATGCCATCTGAAGACTCTGGAAGTGCAGGGAGGACTAAACCCAGCTGTGCTCCTAACTTACCATCAACCAGCAACCACTTCATCCTACCAGCCTCAAGCTCTCATTCTGTAATTTATCAATAACACTTAATACTGTATGAGTGAGAATACAAGAAAACTTTCTGAAAATTTACATCTACTCATAGAATAAATTGGGTGAGAAAACTCTATCCATTCTTGAGGAATAAGTTCTCTATCAATCAATATGATTACTACAGATCTTGATATGTTTCTAACATACTATAGATAAGATCGTTGCTCACTTTTTCTATAAAGTAGGCTCCTTTTCAGCATCTGAACCCTTCCAAACTAATACCGTTGGGTCGTAGCAATAGTGCATTATGATCAGTAGTCTCGTCCTAGCATCTAAATTGCACCTTACCCCCACCTCCACTTTTctacatttattctttcaactaGGCTTCAATTTGGGTCCAATCTGAAACCTGCATGGTATCCTAGTCCTCTGAGGTGTCAGCTAGTGTCAGGCTGGGGCCAAACTTTTGTCTTGCCAGTTCCTTTGGCCAAAGAACTAAGTTTTGAACCTGAACCTAATATAGTGGACACTGTCTGCTAGATGTGGCCCATGCTGTGCCCTACCCTCCTGTTACAATGCCCCAAGCCCCACCACTCCACCTTACTGCCTCTATTGATAAGCATTTGCCCAGACTGCCAGGAACCTTTGTTTCTGGCCTACCACTGTCAGTATCTGAGGCTGGACAGATGAGTCCTCAGTGTTCGGTCTAACACCAGGACCAGGTCCTTCTCCATATGCCCAAGACTGCTATGCTTGGCCATGGTTCAAGAAAATCATGGGAGGAAGGGCCTCTATATAACCAGTGGTTAGACACTTTCCCTTTTAGTAATGACTAAAAGTAAACTTTCTtttccactcttctttttttctatcttctaaGCTTCTTTGCACTGGAGCAGCATTTCCAGTTAACATCTAACACATTGAAAGTTTTTACACATTACAAGCTCTTAGAGCACATATATCGTAGTTAGAACTAACAAACTTTGTTGGGGGCTGGTCTGATCaaatcaatttacagatgaggaaattgaagcttggAGAGTAAAGTGGCTTGTAAAATATCACCTTAGTAGTTAATCACAGCAACAGGAATGGAGTTTCAGCCTACAGGATCAGAGCTCAGAGCTTGAACCACATTAATATGGAGCTTAAGACATGAAAATAACAAACAGCATCAAAATCTCATATTATTTTCCAGATGCGAAGACTGCAGAGATAATGTAGAGGATTACTTAGTGTTAATGACTAGATTCTGCAGAGACTAACGGCTCTGTATCATATTTGCCATTTCCAACATTCTAGAACAAGAGGCAAATATCTTAAAATGTCGCAAAAACTGCTTTGTCAAAAATTCTCAGAAGTTCCCAAGATAGTAAAACTTAGGCCtataaacatttctcttttaagTTATCTCAAGGAAATAATAACAGGCTATTTGTTATTTACGTACATTTTTCcctaataaataaattaatttgtgctcatttctaaatattttaaaaatatagcataaacatgtaaatataaaTCACCTATTATCCCACCACCCAGAAataactactattattattttgatgtacttctatgtcttttattaacatatgtgtatacatgtgtgcatgtgtgtgcattcatttatgtatatattatttctttgcaaaCTGAGTAACATATTGCATATTGAATTTctataagcaaatatttatatttattttcaaataaatattacttCAAGATTATCTCTCATGTAATTAAACATATCCAGAAATATgatcttatttttttgaggaagactggccctgagctaacatctgtgcccatgttcctctattttatatgtcggatgcctgccaaagcatggcttgataagcagtgtgtaggtctgtgcctgggatccgaactggcgagccctgggccaccaaagcagagggcatgaacttaaccactatgccaccaggccggcccctagaaatatgatttttaatggctgttactgtggcttttgtttttgtctatCACTCCATCCCACCACTGCCTCCTTCTTTCTGCAAAAGACCCTGTCTACGCCAATCATAGTATGCCATTCCCCTGGACACAGAGATGGTCCAGCAATGGGCAGGGGACCCCCAGTGGACCAATTAGTGTTGTTCTCCATGATTTTTCTAACTACAGTGGACACGGATTAGCTCTCTCTCCTGTTGGGTCACACAACTGTAAGAACGAGAGCATAAGGACGCTGATGGTCATCAGTTTAGCTTCTTAGAGAGTCATAGCCTACGAGAATGGAGACACTGAGAGAAAAAGTATGCAGATGTGAGACAGAGTCTTGATAGTGTTCCGACCCCTCATCCAGGCACCCCTGAGGCCAGCATCATCTCTCCCCTTTCTACAGTTTCCCTCAGTATAGGAATGAAGTTGCCTTTTTGCTTAAGCTAATTTGAGTTtgatttctgttacttgcaactaAAAATTCTCTCAAACACAGATACCTAATATTCTGTGGttaaatcataatttatttatttattcccctATTGAACATTAAGccattgtctattttttaaacgATTACAAATGAGATAAAAGTGAATACCCTTATACAAAAATGTTAGTCTACATCTCTCTCAAATTTCCCAAGAATAGACTCATAGAAGTACAGTTACAGGGCCAGAGCATATGAATTCTTTTAAGACTCTTAAGATATGTGTACCGTTAAATTGTTTGTGTGAATGATTTTATCAACTTATATTTCTATCAACAATATCCTTGCGTTCATTTCATTATACCCTTACCAACACTGattgttatcatttttttaacctttgctAATGTGATAGGCATAAAATCTGTCGTTTTATTTTACAATTCATAGATGACTCAAAAGTTGAAGCCTGTAAAGATGAGTAttggcttttgcttttcttctccaaaCTGTTCCCAATTCTTTACCCACTTGTTTGTTGGGATTTGGGTGTTTGCTGTCCCCTTGGCCTGAGAAAAATCTGTCTCCAAATATCATCTCCCTGGTTTCCTCACCTCTTTCAAGTCGTTCTTCAAATGTTACCTTCTTAGGAGATTTTTCTGACCACCTCATTTAAAACTGCAGAACCCTCAGCACTTCCTATCCTGTTtctctggtttattttttccatatcacTTGTCTCTCTTCTAATGCTGCTTTCTGTATTTTATCCATGATCTCTCTCGCCACTGGAATATAAGCTCTATCATTCAGGAAGACGTTTATGTACCCCCAGCACCAAGAATAACATTTGAGGGgtgggccccgtggccgagtggttaagtttgtgccctccacttcggcagcccggggtttcgctggttcggatcctgggtacagacatggcactgctcgtcgggccatgctgaggcgggtcccacataccacaaccagaggcactcacaaccagaatatacaattacgtactgggtggctttggagataagaagaagaaaataaaagaacattggcaacagatgtcagctcaggtgccaatctttaaaaaaaaaaaaatagcatttggcACATACTGGGTAAtcaaaaaatagacatttaatgAATTGAAATAATCTATTTGTGTGATATATAAAGACATTGAATCTTGTCATGTTTGTGGTGAATATTTTCCCCagctatttactttttaattgtgatttttttaatccagaggttttaaattttagtgttaATTGCTCTTTATGATTTCTTTAATGCCACTTTGGTCTTAGAATGTCCTTCCTTAAACCTAGATCAGGTAGATTTACCTACTgtctacattttatttctatcttgttttgttttatgatttcaCTTTATAACAAGAAAACTAAAGAGGTCCCAGGAGCCAGTGGAACAAACCTTACCTATAGGTGCCATGTTGATAACATAACCGTCACCCAAGTACAGCGCCCAGTGCTGATAGCCAGGACGAAACACTTCAATCAAGTCCCCTGGCTGGGGGTTGCCAGGGTACTTCAAACTAAAGCAATCATTGAACGCCATCTGCAACGACAGACACACAGAAGATCTAGCTGATACAACTCGGtaaaagaaaatcagtttaaGACTTCCGTAGAAGCGTAGGGATACAGAATTTATTGGGATTGCCTTCCTTATTAAAGACTTACACTCACACCATTGTCCTTTACTTTGAAGGATTCCAACACTGAATTGTGTGTACACAAGtagacaaatggagaaggaatttGTCTGCTATTGCATAATTTCCTACAGCAATTCTTCTCATCCTGATCAATTCCACCGCCCCTTTATTAAGATCAGCATTTTATAATTCTCCCTTTAAATTCAGAAATTCATGGATAATATAATTTACCTctacataaaatttcaaaaatattcatatgACGTCCTATTTGGAATGGAAAGGGGAGgtaaatttataataatatcCGTTTTACTATGTAAATGCTCAGTCCATGACTACACAAAAAGATTTAATAGAGCGTGTATATGCTGTACTCACTTAGCATGAAAAAGTCAGGATCCAGAAGCAGAAGATAAGAAGGCGTTCAGCCTTGCATATGCAGCATAGTAAAATCAAAGAGCAGAAATATGGGTGGACACCAATATTGTGTACAAAAAATAATCTGTAATGCAAAatttactgtctcatttaatttaaGCAGAGGTAAGTTCTGGGCTCAGATGAGCATCTAGCCAGATATTCAGGCATACTACAGGATACGAGATGTTTCTTCCTCGTACCAAACtgtgctttgcaggtctgagcacTCTGGCCTTCACCCACGAATTATCTGTAAAAGCCCTTTGTCATTGTGACAACCACAAACACCCCTACAGATTTCCACCACTCCCGTACTGCCCACTTACTGTCTGAATCCTCATTTATTGATTCCAGAAACAATGCAAAGTGGTCAATGTAGAAGGGAGACAACTTGGAAGGTTGGGGAGTTCATCATATTGATGAATATGTCTGAAAATTCTAAGTTtggtcagttttttttttccttttaaatcaatACTTTTTAGAAAGAACGTACAAGTCTCTGACAGTTGATTTTTATGGAAGGTTACATTTTCTATGTATGGCACGGAAGTAGAATGACTCAGCGAGAGGGAGTTATGTACATTCATTGATAATCAAAAGGGGATTTAGTGCTATGTCTATGTTGAATCTCTAATTGGCAACAGCGTGTTCCTCATCATCTCTCCCTCTATTATAGCTATGTACtctcatttacaaaataaatccAAGTGCCAGAAAGGGGAACTTCCAAATCAtctaaattataattataatagcaCGGGCTAAGGACTTGGGAATACAGACTATCATTTTTCTGGCACTCGAAAAGTCTTTTTTACAACAATTAATATAGGGAGGGTGTTTTTCCAAGTATGAGTATGCCATCTGTTGAAAACTTCAATCATCACACTGTCACAGAAACGTGGCCAAATGTAAGTTGTCCATCTGTCgaaaaagaactattaaaacaacTTTACGGAAACATCAAGTCTAACCACCCTCTCAAATATGTTTGCATCTTATTAATACGGCAGTTCACAATTTGGCACATGggtactaaaaggaaaaatagataatctATGACGATATAAACACACTTCTCGTGAACAGCAGTCAGCAAGCGTACACAGCTGCCTACTAGAATCCAGAGACGCAGCCAAGCTTACAATAATAACCATCATTTAAACAGAGAGCACTTTGTAGGGCAACACATTTTTTTGCAAATTCACTATCTCAATTCaccctatttaattttttaaaaacctacagcTATTTGAGTTTATGGTGTTATCATCTTATTTTAGATAAAAAGCTACAGTAGCAAACGCCAACTTCTGGAAGATACTCACCGAAGTGCTTATCAAATAAACAGGGGAAAAGAACTGGCCCAGGTGTTAAAGATGTGAGCTCTTGTCTCAGGTCTTCCGCTTGTTAACGTGCTAGTTCTGTCACTTTGGGCAAGTCCATTCAAACTGCCCgagtctcagtttgctcattttGAAGGCAGGCATAAGAGTATAGAGCTAACTGGTTTTTCTCAAAAAGCTGTTACAAGCAATATTTCATGAACTGGGTGAAAGCTGTTGCAAACGCTTCGTGAACTGGCAAAAGCTACCCAGGCGGATGGCGAGAGGGAGGTAGCCATTTGTAAAGGTTGAGATACTGGTTCACGGCTCATGAGTGATTTTAGTTCCTGATCCTCTCTTTCCACCATGACAATGCTGCAGAATGGATGATTCCACtgaaaattgtaatatatttaacaCATCTTCAAT
This genomic interval carries:
- the PLAAT1 gene encoding phospholipase A and acyltransferase 1 isoform X2, translated to MAFNDCFSLKYPGNPQPGDLIEVFRPGYQHWALYLGDGYVINMAPIDGIPAAFTSAKSVFSRKALVKMQLLKDVAGNDTYRINNKYDETYSPLPVEEVIQRSEFVIGQEVEYDIFVNNCEHFVTLLRYGEGVSEQSFAKTIPQLETDPFPAELYLGCSEALFVLQVKKQRLKEVKCLRLSKEKQHS
- the PLAAT1 gene encoding phospholipase A and acyltransferase 1 isoform X4, yielding MAFNDCFSLKYPGNPQPGDLIEVFRPGYQHWALYLGDGYVINMAPIDGIPAAFTSAKSVFSRKALVKMQLLKDVAGNDTYRINNKYDETYSPLPVEEVIQRSEFVIGQEVEYDIFVNNCEHFVTLLRYGEGVSEQANRAISTIGFVTAAAGAFSLLGLFPKRERTKYY
- the PLAAT1 gene encoding phospholipase A and acyltransferase 1 isoform X3, translating into MAFNDCFSLKYPGNPQPGDLIEVFRPGYQHWALYLGDGYVINMAPIEDGIPAAFTSAKSVFSRKALVKMQLLKDVAGNDTYRINNKYDETYSPLPVEEVIQRSEFVIGQEVEYDIFVNNCEHFVTLLRYGEGVSEQANRAISTIGFVTAAAGAFSLLGLFPKRERTKYY
- the PLAAT1 gene encoding phospholipase A and acyltransferase 1 isoform X1, with the translated sequence MAFNDCFSLKYPGNPQPGDLIEVFRPGYQHWALYLGDGYVINMAPIEDGIPAAFTSAKSVFSRKALVKMQLLKDVAGNDTYRINNKYDETYSPLPVEEVIQRSEFVIGQEVEYDIFVNNCEHFVTLLRYGEGVSEQSFAKTIPQLETDPFPAELYLGCSEALFVLQVKKQRLKEVKCLRLSKEKQHS